Below is a genomic region from Raphanus sativus cultivar WK10039 chromosome 4, ASM80110v3, whole genome shotgun sequence.
ATATCTTTTTTATGTTGTACATACTCTCGCTATGTTGTTTGATGGTGTAGAGATTGGCTTCGTTCTGGCACTTGTAAAATTTGCAGCGTATGAATCATTTCTCCTTTTTCCAGGTCATTGAAACTGACATCCAACCCAGCGATCTATGTACTCGCAGAGAATATGCCAGGTGGCTGGTTTCTGCTAGCAGTGCATTATCAaggtatattttattatattgtttgttaATCTGGTGGGATTAGAGTGTTCATTTTTGGTGTTGAAAAGTGAATTTCATACGTTTGTGTGTGTTCTTCAACTCTCTGCAGAAACACGACCTCAAAAGTGTATCCTGCAATGTATATAGAGAATGTTACAGAGCTTGCTTTCGATGATATTACTCCTGAAGACCCTGATTTTTCATCCATTCAAGGTAAAACTGGACTCTGAATTTTAACTCTTCCCAAAACGAAGATAACCTGTGAAGCTAACTTCTGTATACTCCTTTCAGGTTTGGCAGAAGCTGGACTTATCACAAGCAAGCTTTCTAACCGTGATTTGCTTAACGATGTCGAAGGCACCTTCTTGTTTTCCCCTGAAAGGTATTTATGTCACTGGAAAACGGAATCTCATCCTGCTTGTTTAAAATGAAATTCTGCATTTGCATACCGCATTGACAGTAACAGATAAATATTCGTGAACTGATATGGTTACCTTAATTTTTCTTTGAGATGTGAGTGCTATGTCTTGAGTATTCTTATGAAACAGAACGCATAAAATCATTGTTCTTTCTGTTTTTGCGAATATTATGGTACTATGTGCTTTCACATCACATTTGCAATTCATATATTAGCTTATTTCTACAAGTTAAGCTTGCTTCTTGTCCGACGCAGCCTTCTTTCACGCCAGGATCTTATCAGCTGGAAAATGGCCTTGGAGAAACGACAACTTCCAGAAGCTGATAAAAAGGTTGCATATCAAGCTTGGATTTATTCACTTCTCATAATCATGCAGATAATCATCTTTTCACTTCATCATGCAGGTGCTGTATGAACAGTCAGGCTTTATTGACATCGATAGGATAAACCCAGATGCATGGCCCGCCATTATTGCAGATTTATCTACCGGAGAACAAGGAATCGCTGCCCTTGCATTTGGTATGCGCAGATTTCACATCTAGATATGTCTTCTAGCACAATCATGACCTTATTGTATAATGCACACACCCCTTTTAGGTTGTACAAGATTGTTTCAGCCTCATAAACCCGTCACTAAAGCTCAAGCTGCCATTGCTCTTTCCAATGGTGAGGCTTCTGAAATAGTCACTGAAGAACTGGCACGCATAGAAGCAGAATCAATGGCTGAAAAGGCCGTGTCTGCACATAACGCCCTGGTTGCAGAGGTCGAGAAGGATGTGAATGCCAGCTTCGAGAAAGAGCTTTCCATGGAACGAGAAAAGATTGAAGCAGTCGAGAAAATGGCGGAACAGGTGAAACTGGAGTTGGAGCAGTTGAGGgagaagagagaggaagagaatcTGGTGTTGGTGAAAGAACGAGCTGCAGTTGACTCAGAAATGGAGGTGCTCTCAAGGCTAAGACGTGAAGCTGAAGAGAAGCTGGAGGACTTGATGAGCAACAAGGCGGAGATATCTTTTGAGAAGGAAAAAGTTTCCAATCTTCGaaaagaagctgaagaagagaGCCAGCGGATTTCGAAGTTGCAATATGAATTGGAAGTAGAGCGTAAGGCTCTCTCCATGGCCAGGTTCTCTTTCTACAGCCAGAgctatacaatatatttataatgtctTAAAGAATCTATCTACATTATGATATCAACCCAATGAGTGTAAGAGTTTTGATCTGTGTCTGAATCCTCGTATTTTATTTGTTCAGATCATGGGCCGAGGAGGAAGGAAAGAGAGCTAGCGAGCAAGCTAGAGCCTTAGAAGAGGCTAGAAAGCGATGGGAAACAAACGGACTAAGAGTTATTGTTGACAAAGACCTTCAAGAGAATGTAGAGGCAGAACAAAGCGTATTGCTAAACACCGTAGAGCAATCTTCCATTGAAGGAACCGAGGAGAGAGCCCAAACCCTTATGGATAAGCTGAAGGAGATGGCGGAATCAGTGGTTGGAAAATCCCGGGAAGTGATCTCCATGGTGATGGAGAAGATACGTTTATGGATTGTGGTCTTGAAGGAATACGCAGAGAACTTGGGGAAGCGAGCGGGTGAAATGAGAGAGGCAGCCATTGTTAGTGCGAAAGGAGCAGCAAAGGAGGTTGAGAAAGGGACGGTTCAGGTAGGCGACAAGGTGAAGAGAATGGCTGAGGAGTGTAGAGATGGCGTTGGGAAGATCACTCAGAGGTTCAAGACCTAAGCGAGTTATTGaacttgcttttttttttggtttccttaaaataaaataaaaaaagagaataatgGGGGTGGCCATTACATTATACAGTATTGGTCAGTGATGATCAGAGAGTTCAAAACTGTAACATTTTGTAATCTTTGTTATGTGCTTACTTACACTCTAGTGCATTACATCACATTACAGTTGCCTTTGGTATTGTATTCATAGGCAAATAAACACTTCATGATCTGCTAGTAGTCACTATACCAAAGTCCAAATAGATACCATGAACAGTACCGAGGTATATCATGTGTATACTATTATAATCTCTTTCATATAATATAACCAGAAAACCCACAGATTTAAGGCTTTGATAAAATCCCATGAAAGCAAGAGTCTTAAAGACAAAGCAAATATCttatttcttctcttctttctcagCATCGGTGGCTCTATTGGCTCTGACACCAGCATGGCGTTTGTTAGTGCGCTCAAGACGGATCTTGTCATAAGCCTTGAATGACTTCATATCAGCAGTCACCTTCACAAGCTCCATCGCAACCTTCTCTCTAGCGATAGGCATGTAACCTCCTTGGACTTGAGTTGCATTAGCAAGCTCCTCTGGAGTAGAATCACCAGCCtgcaaaacaacaacaacaacaaattgTCATTACATAACAAAAACTCAATATATCTCAATGTCATCTATCTGAGAATGGTGGATTGGTACCTTGACTACACGGGATCGGCGAGGAAAGACAACCAACTTGGCCTTGTAGGTCTTTAACCTTTGAACATTGGATTGAAGACCCTCCAAGGAACGGTTCTTACGACGGTGATCAATTGAGATTCCAATCGTTGGAGCCAACTTCTTTGCAATACCAGCAGCCTGATTATCAAAGAGTTTTCATCATTACATCTTCCATAAAGATATAGCAAAATGAGTTTAATAATTTGAGAAACCAGACCTTAAGCTCCTCGAGAGTGAAGCCTTTACCGGCTCTGACTTTCATGTTGTACTTGATTGTCCGTGCGTGAACAACAGGACGGAGAGCTCCAGAGGTGGGACGAGGGAAGATCTTCACTGCCTTCTCCTGTCTCGCTTCGTTGAGCAAAAAGAAAGTATATTAAGATAAAACGGCTACATAACTAAAGCTTTAAGCAAAAATCTAGTCGAGATCGAAACTAACCAACTCTTCTTCTGGTTTTCCGGGCAGGTTGGTTGAACCATGTTTTAACATTGTTCTGCCAGTGTTTCCTGAAGTGTGAGCCTTGGATCTCATTGTTGTGCTTCATTCTCTTATCTTAAAACTAAGCAAATTCAACAATGAGAAAAAcgcatgtgtttttttttttttgtaaaatattaaattaaatcgCATGTGTTTTCAAATATGCAACTTAGCTACACACGAATCAAGTAGAGGATCATGCATTTCAATCCATGATCAAGTACAGTACAGACTACAGACTATAGTATTATGTATCAACCCCATTTTTATTCAAGGCAGATCAGATTCGTTAGCATATTCTGAGTTCATACAATGACGAAATGATATATTGATCACGTAGAGAAACGAgagaaatgagagagagagatagagagatatAAACtcacagcagcagcagcagcagcagcagcagcagcagcagcagcagcagcagcagcagcagcagcagcagcctgGACAAAAATGTCTACGAGGAGGAGGGCTTCTCGAGATTTTCATGCCACATCTTTATATAGTAAACACCCAAACCCGAGCAGATGAAATGGGCTTCGATTAGTCAAGATGGGCCGATCTtcttttaaatgtttctttCTCCCGAGTCATAACGGTGTGGTTTTTACATACTCATTCATTCAGATTCGGTTTGAATATAATTGAGTTTTGGAATTTttggatttgaaaattttagtctcattcaaatatttataaatttcagttcggttcaattcggttcggattcagataatttatttaaaatttattatatactttaatttttcaaaatctaaaatttaaattaatatataacatataaatttgaataatatttaccaaaatatctaaatttaacattaaaaattagtttaaatatttatatgaagaactaatttatattttaagtttttagtgttttaactattatttacctttttaattattcatttttgactacttatatatattttctagtgTTTTGGATAACTGTTATGTAGCTAGTGCTGCTAAACCATGTACATATATAAAAGTTAGCCATAACTCGCATCTGAATTGGCCATATATAAAGAACATCTTCAAAAAGAGACTAGTCagaatcaatactattaattcttcaacatgtccagtTGATAAATGTTGGCTCCAACGATTAATGACAACAAATAATGTATCATATATTTTCGAATGTAACCACCCATGACACAATAGTATAACGTAACCACCCCCTTcacaataataaaacaataaaagaattatatagGGAACAATTAATACAGGCACTTAAAATATGTAGGTTAACATAACCACTCCCTATACTCTCTTTACACTTATCTATTTAATAACTGtcataatacaaaattaattatttttaacaaggttttgttattttaaaaaattattgtttgaaaataaagtaccatatcaatactattaaaattgaagtatgTCCTATTGATATGAAGTTGtgtccatttaaaaaaaattgatttttatatataactgcTTATACATATCTATATAACACGATatctgtatataatttttaactgtCGACGGTTACAAAAACGATTGATATATATaactaacaatttatataacTGCTTATACCCCATGATGCTGTTTGTGATCTTCAAAACCATTTTTGTGCTAGACGGTGGTTGTCCGTATCAGTGACCACCATATAGTTTTTTCGGAGTTTTGATTATTGAAAATTGGATATTAGATGACAGATCTATGAACATGAGGcacaaacgaaaaaaaaaagattttaataattttgttaaatatggTCGTTGATTTCCATGGAAGAAGTTGTAAACGAGTGTGACTCAAATAAATTGGGGAAGATAAAGACTAATTTACAATTATACTGTTcactaaaagataaaaaaatataacaacttattttatataattggatataatataataatcaatactattaaatttgaaaCATGTCCAATTAATGTTACTTAAGTCcaactaaaaaaataagatatatataactgtttatatgccaatataaatataactgtttaacttttaattttatttttaaaaaaatatcttattttttagtaATACACATATAACAACTAACCGGTCAAAAAACAGTTACACAATCCGTTTTAAAAAAGTCTGAACTGATACGTGGCAGTTTGTTGAATGGATGACAGTTAATTGTTTCTTGCTGGTTACAAcctgtattttataaaaataatatttcttaaaaatataaaacagaaaatatatcaGTTCTTTTAACAGCGGATCATAAGTTTGGtcaaactatttgaaaaatcgatttgcgggtgcgggttatgagtattttatgcgGAGTGAGTGTGGGTTGGTGAattttggatcgcggctacccgtGGACCcgcaaagtatttaaaaaataaaaattaaaaagtaattttttttaaatacatgagtttaaaatagtaatttaaaaattttaatcatgtataaatttttattttaaatatatttttataatagttaaattaaataatgatttttaaaatatatatataacccgtagataaccacaaaattaagcggagtggatgcgggtacaaaattatttgttttcggGTTGTGTGAGtcagatttttttaacaaaacaaaactgaaaatccACGGGTTGACGGGTCAGTGGGGCGAATTCAACCGCAATTTAACCTTAACCGTGCTATACCGGATCcatttttagattactattatttaataaaatatattttggttaagatttatatacaaatatgattacaaaaaaatacaaatatattcaaaaaaaacaaaaatatcaaaaattgaatttaaaacaaaatatatacccgcccttttaagggcgggtcaaaatctagtaatgtaataaaaatgtaacaaaGTTGTAACTATTTAAGCTTAACTATAATGGGGCAAAGGAAAATGTAACTGTTATTGGTTGACTCTTGACTTATCTATAAATCCCATACAAAGTAAACGAGCACGACCTACGTGGTGCCATGCTCTAAATCAGAAATCAAGACAAACTAATTAGTGTGAAGCCACATATACTAGTGGGATTATAGAGAAATACCCaaagtatataaaaacgaaGAACAACTTTTCCCTTTTGATATTCACTGATTTTTTCCATAGATAATAAAAACGATCAGCCAGTTTTgtagttataattttaattaattacaggaagacataattatttaattttgtgtattttattaaagataaagagcgaaataatattcaaaattttaaccaTAGTGCGAATTCATTTTGCAAATAAGTATATGATTATACAGATGAAAATTAAGGTGAGTTTGTAACTAGTATGTTTATCAAATGGACTATAataagatttttctttttccaaaTAAGAATCGGCAAAAGAGAACCATTCTTAACTGGATCGCCCATTTTAGTATTCACCCCTGTGGGCATGACATATGcataaaacaataaatacatttttgaGAGAAAATGCTTGCTagtataaatatcattaatctGGCAACATACACTAACCAAGAAAACAATACATTAGGTTGCTCCAAATCTtagacaaaaaagaaaaaaactattagGTTGCTCCAAATTAATAGAGCCATGTCTAGTGTCCAGTTTTTCCTCATCTTTTCTTTGTTGGCGTTGGTTGGATCAATCAATGGTAACAATCTTATACTATATCAAATCCAtttctaataatataagtatttaAACTACCAAATATATAACCATGAAACTGCTAGGACGAACGCCGTGTGGATCGACTCCCACAACGCCCGACTGGAGGGATCGGATGGAATCCTACGAGGAAGGACAACGTCGAATGGGAAGGATAGGTTTGGAGTGCGAAACCGAAGGGTATACAGGTGGTTCGGGTTCGGGCTCGGGATCGGTCTCTGCTGCTGCTATCCTTCTCGAACTGTTTATCTTGCTTTTCATTATAATTGGTGTCGCCGCGGGAATCTGGTGTGTGTGTGTCCAGAGGCAAAAGGCTATAAACGCAGCCAACATCAATAACTTTCCAGGTTAGttataatatgaatatattacAATACCTAACGAATTTGGGTTCGTGTTATATAGTGTTGGTAACGGTTTGgaagtaaaaataattataggtCAAGTGGTAGGAGCTCAGGTGGCTCATGAAACTGATCTCAAGACTGTTCAAAAGGGAGATCCTGGTTATAAAGTTTGATTCGTACTTGTTCATTTTATCTATTGGTTATGTATTTTATTCATGCTACGTACTCTGTTGGTTTGGCTAAACTCTACGCTTCAGCTTGTTTTTAGGCCGAACAAACATTTTGATCTTCTGTTAAATTGGTCGTATGTTCAAAACGTGTTTTGATCTACATGGAATATAATAGTTTGGGCTCAAAACTCCAAGATGTCCACCTAAACAAAcatttagaaaaatcaggaattGGGGCTTGGCCCGAACATCTCTGGTTTACAAAAATTCTGTtcttagaagaaaaaaatcctTTCCGAGTCATCGAAGGAGATACTATTTTGTAGGCACTCGAAAGGGAACAGAAGCTTTCTTCATACGCACAATAAGTGGGACCCTTTCAGAGTTATCGAAGGAGCGCCCAGGGCTAGACTAggcgaatttgaattttttacttAAACCGCTCTACTCACTCAAATTTGAAACCAAATcaactcaaaatataaaaagagcAGAATAAACAAAGGAACTGAAAGGaaacaaacttcaaatttaaaggcCTTCCCTTATCTACAGATTTCTTGATTCTATATCGATTGAGAAATTCCCTCTTGGTAGTAAAACACTGATCAttattaaacaaacaaaaaaaagccaCTGATCAGATTTTGTGATTATGGAGACCAAGTTGCCGATGAGTCATGAACGAAAAGCGGTTCGGGTGGTGGCTAGGATCAAGCCATCATCAGCATATCCGAGTGCAAAATCTTCAGCAGCTACATCGGTATCAGTTCACAAGCCCAACGGAGATGAATCTGAGACGGTTTCCATTTCGTCCGGAGCTCAATTCGCTGGGTAGTTCcgtttttcttttatatgtaaccttttttttttttactgaattcACTGTTATTCTATTATTGAGTAACATATCTGTTTGGTTGATTGAGATTGGAGATTCCTACTCTAGCTTAGCTTTTTAAATCTCAATCTGCCCTGCATATTACACATAAAAGTTACATATTATCTGTTGTCGTTGTGTAAAAACTAAAGTCTTATAAGAATTGATGTGACGTACTGAGTGGGATTTATAAATCGAAGCCTAATTTACAAAAtacgtttttttttatgttgtgGCAGTTCGAAAGATTCATATAAGTTGGACTACTGCTATGAAGAAAATGAAACCACAAGTTTAATTCTCACTAAGGAGATTAAGCCTCTTATCTCTACTGTCTTTGAGGGTAAAGATGCTAATGTAATTGCACACGGAGCAAGATGTAGCGGAAAAACACATCTTGCTCAGGTATTGATTCTTGAAAGGTCTCTATGTAAGTTATTACTGACAATAAAAAAATGCTAATGGAGTTATGTAATGATTTTGTTTGTAGGGGTCTGAGAAGGAACCTGGATTAGCTGCCCTTACAATGGGTGAGATGTTATCCATGGCTGAGGAAAGTGGATACTCGATTCTCGCATCGATTTATGAGGTTTGTCATGAAACCGTGTATGACATCTCAGACCAAGAAAAGAGAGTGGTTTCTGTACTAGAAGGTGCACAAGGGAAAATCCAACTAAAAGGACTTTCCAAGGCAAGTCATTCTGTGTTCTGGAGCATTTAGTCTCAGTGCATCATTCATATTTTGCTGGTTAATGTCattaatgtttcaaaattttgtgaCTTCAGGTACATGTGAAGTCACTCTCAGAGTTCAAAGAATTATATTTCGGTCTAAAGAAAACTCAGAAGCTGACCGGTGACTCTCCTCTTCGGAGCCATAGAGGTGTGATGATACATGTAACGACTAGTAGCAACATCAATTCTGGATCCATTGGGAGGATGAATTTTCTTGATATGGCAGGTTGATTATTTTCTTTCACATTGTTAGTGTTATCTCTTCTTtgtgatttctcttctattAGCATCTGAAGGTTGTTGTCTTCCTCTGACAGGATATGAGGACTCCAGAAAACAAAACACTGATCTAGCTCCTCTAGAGATTACCAGAATCAATAAGTCGATATATTCTTTACAGAACGTCATGTATGCTCTCAACGCAAATGAATCTCACGTGCCATATCGGGAGAGCAAACTCACTCGCATGCTGAAAGATTGTTTACAAGGATCCAACGAAACCTTGCTGATCACTTGTCTGGTAGACATTTTACTGgctgttgattttttttaaaggttacACTTCACTAAAATAATTGCAAACAATGCTAACCATTTATTTAATATCTTGTTTCAGCCTCGGGAACTCAGCCAAGACTCGTTTTACATGTTAAACTTAGCTTCACGTATCTGCTTAGGCAATAACCGAGCCATGGCTAATGCAACTAAGAAGAGCAATGGTCCTCTAAGATCTATTTCATCATCATATGTCTCTCAAAGGAGACAAACACCTTTGACCGTGACTGTTTACTCTAAACAAAGGACAGAGCTAAGGGGAAACGCGAGTGAGAGAAAGATTAAGCTCAAAACTTCCGCTTCTGCAATTAAAGGAAGGTAACACTTACCTAACTAACTTAGTACCAGCTCTAAGTTTACTTGCTATACTCAGTTTTATAACATTAATAATGATGGTATTTTTCTGCAATGATTGAAGGAAATTGTTTGGTGAAGCAAATGGTTCGGTGAAATCTAAAAATAACACTAAGGAGGTAAATCATCACTTATtcttattcaaataaaattttaaggaaTAGTTTTGCTAGACTCGTTTTGGATTTTGTAGATGGATAGCAAAGACAGAATGGCAATGAAAAAGGTTTAGATCCTTGTTCTGGATTGTTAGAATAATGCGCTTCAGTTTCTTTTTAGCATTTTAAATGACACTTATGTTCTATTTTTGTGCAGGAAACTTCCACTTCAAAGGTGGTCTTAAACGTTGAAGCCTCCGCTTCAGAAGAAGTAAATCCTTGCGTGCGTGAACTTAATTGAAACTAAATCTTTACTTAACAAGCTCTTCCGTTCTTTATTGTAGAAAATGTGTTTGTTATTTATTGTTACAGATTCTCAATCTTTCCTGATAGTAGTTGTAGTATTTTGTATGAACGTTAATGCTAAATGATAACCATCAAGGAAATATTTACATTATGACTTCTTTGTAGGAAAATTCCGTCTCAACTCTTTCAAGTTTCAATAATCTTCAGGAAACACCTCGGAAAcatcaagaagagttttcagAAGCCATTAATTGCATTGATGTTATTACATGCAAAGGTGAAACTAGAAAGTAGATAGTGAAGAGTTTGGTTTACCGAAATATCTTgctattatcttattttttttctttgtattgcAGCCCAAATTGTTGAGAGAGATGAAAACCGTTTAGACATTGAAGAAGGTCTGACTCTGTTTAATGAAGGTATGCAGAGAGTCTTGTAATGTTAATCTGAGAAGCTATCATATGTGAAACCTTGTATAAACTTATTGCCTTTCTACTGCTTGTAGGTGAAAATTTGGACAAAGAAAACACTAGTTTGCTAGCCAATGAAATTACATCACCACCGCTCAGCTTGCGACTTCAAGAGCTATCGAACAATTTGAAGTCGATATGTAATACCTTAAATCAACCATCAACACCTGAGAAGTACCCAACTCCACTGACTAAATATCCAGAGCATGGAAATATTATTGCTGAAGCTGAGCTGAGAACACCAGAGAGAAGTATGCCTTTAAATGTTGGTTGTAGTCCGTGGAAGACATTCAGTGCACACAGCTCTAAACTGAAGGTAAGCATGGTTAAAATTGTTCTTTTCGGTTGAACAGAAATGATATCATTTCCTTATTCGTATGATTATATAGTGTCTTCATACATTTGGTAGCTGCCTACATAGTTTGCTTTGAATCATTAAATGTTGTATGTTAATTGTGATTGGTTGACATAACTTTTTTGTGTCAAAATTCTGCAGAATTCTGCAGTTGGAGAGTACCTCAAGTTCCTAAACACTGCAGATAAGTAAGTTATCTAATTCTCTATAGTAAAATAAAGTTATTTTGGTGTGATAACGAAGTTAACTAATCTATTTAGTTCtcattcacttttttttttggtgtttacAGGGAAGATCTAAAGAAGCTAAAGGTTAGATGGCTAGCCTGATTAGAAAAATATTAGATAGTTATGGCATAATAACTAATACGTATATATGGATTTCATTGATGATGATATAGGGCATTGGAGAAAAGAGAGCGACTTACATAGTGGACCTCCGCCAAGAATCTCCTGAACCATTTAAGAAAGTAAAGCTCACCTTCACTATTTTTGTGATTTGTGAATGAGAAGTTTTCTCCTAATTTGGTTTTTTAAATGTGAAGTTCAAGTTTCATTTTGGGTTATTTTATAAGCTCTCGTTTATCTTCCATTGCAGCTTGATGACTTGAAAGATATTGGACTCTCAGAAAAACAGGTAAGCTTATTAGATCACCCGATTTTGTTCCTTTTTTCGGAGTCAGCTGTGGGTTACTAAA
It encodes:
- the LOC108855741 gene encoding kinesin-like protein KIN-10C isoform X8 → METKLPMSHERKAVRVVARIKPSSAYPSAKSSAATSVSVHKPNGDESETVSISSGAQFAGSKDSYKLDYCYEENETTSLILTKEIKPLISTVFEGKDANVIAHGARCSGKTHLAQGSEKEPGLAALTMGEMLSMAEESGYSILASIYEVCHETVYDISDQEKRVVSVLEGAQGKIQLKGLSKVHVKSLSEFKELYFGLKKTQKLTGDSPLRSHRGVMIHVTTSSNINSGSIGRMNFLDMAGYEDSRKQNTDLAPLEITRINKSIYSLQNVMYALNANESHVPYRESKLTRMLKDCLQGSNETLLITCLPRELSQDSFYMLNLASRICLGNNRAMANATKKSNGPLRSISSSYVSQRRQTPLTVTVYSKQRTELRGNASERKIKLKTSASAIKGRKLFGEANGSVKSKNNTKEETSTSKVVLNVEASASEEVNPCETPRKHQEEFSEAINCIDVITCKAQIVERDENRLDIEEGLTLFNEGENLDKENTSLLANEITSPPLSLRLQELSNNLKSICNTLNQPSTPEKYPTPLTKYPEHGNIIAEAELRTPERSMPLNVGCSPWKTFSAHSSKLKNSAVGEYLKFLNTADKEDLKKLKGIGEKRATYIVDLRQESPEPFKKLDDLKDIGLSEKQIKGLLRKEIGEIFN
- the LOC108855741 gene encoding kinesin-like protein KIN-10C isoform X6, whose amino-acid sequence is METKLPMSHERKAVRVVARIKPSSAYPSAKSSAATSVSVHKPNGDESETVSISSGAQFAGSKDSYKLDYCYEENETTSLILTKEIKPLISTVFEGKDANVIAHGARCSGKTHLAQGSEKEPGLAALTMGEMLSMAEESGYSILASIYEVCHETVYDISDQEKRVVSVLEGAQGKIQLKGLSKVHVKSLSEFKELYFGLKKTQKLTGDSPLRSHRGVMIHVTTSSNINSGSIGRMNFLDMAGYEDSRKQNTDLAPLEITRINKSIYSLQNVMYALNANESHVPYRESKLTRMLKDCLQGSNETLLITCLPRELSQDSFYMLNLASRICLGNNRAMANATKKSNGPLRSISSSYVSQRRQTPLTVTVYSKQRTELRGNASERKIKLKTSASAIKGRKLFGEANGSVKSKNNTKEETSTSKVVLNVEASASEEENSVSTLSSFNNLQETPRKHQEEFSEAINCIDVITCKAQIVERDENRLDIEEGLTLFNEGENLDKENTSLLANEITSPPLSLRLQELSNNLKSICNTLNQPSTPEKYPTPLTKYPEHGNIIAEAELRTPERSMPLNVGCSPWKTFSAHSSKLKNSAVGEYLKFLNTADKEDLKKLKGIGEKRATYIVDLRQESPEPFKKLDDLKDIGLSEKQIKGLLRKEIGEIFN
- the LOC108855741 gene encoding kinesin-like protein KIN-10C isoform X9, which encodes METKLPMSHERKAVRVVARIKPSSAYPSAKSSAATSVSVHKPNGDESETVSISSGAQFAGSKDSYKLDYCYEENETTSLILTKEIKPLISTVFEGKDANVIAHGARCSGKTHLAQGSEKEPGLAALTMGEMLSMAEESGYSILASIYEVCHETVYDISDQEKRVVSVLEGAQGKIQLKGLSKVHVKSLSEFKELYFGLKKTQKLTGDSPLRSHRGVMIHVTTSSNINSGSIGRMNFLDMAGYEDSRKQNTDLAPLEITRINKSIYSLQNVMYALNANESHVPYRESKLTRMLKDCLQGSNETLLITCLPRELSQDSFYMLNLASRICLGNNRAMANATKKSNGPLRSISSSYVSQRRQTPLTVTVYSKQRTELRGNASERKIKLKTSASAIKGRKLFGEANGSVKSKNNTKEETSTSKVVLNVEASASEEETPRKHQEEFSEAINCIDVITCKAQIVERDENRLDIEEGLTLFNEGENLDKENTSLLANEITSPPLSLRLQELSNNLKSICNTLNQPSTPEKYPTPLTKYPEHGNIIAEAELRTPERSMPLNVGCSPWKTFSAHSSKLKNSAVGEYLKFLNTADKEDLKKLKGIGEKRATYIVDLRQESPEPFKKLDDLKDIGLSEKQIKGLLRKEIGEIFN
- the LOC108855741 gene encoding kinesin-like protein KIN-10C isoform X5; amino-acid sequence: METKLPMSHERKAVRVVARIKPSSAYPSAKSSAATSVSVHKPNGDESETVSISSGAQFAGSKDSYKLDYCYEENETTSLILTKEIKPLISTVFEGKDANVIAHGARCSGKTHLAQGSEKEPGLAALTMGEMLSMAEESGYSILASIYEVCHETVYDISDQEKRVVSVLEGAQGKIQLKGLSKVHVKSLSEFKELYFGLKKTQKLTGDSPLRSHRGVMIHVTTSSNINSGSIGRMNFLDMAGYEDSRKQNTDLAPLEITRINKSIYSLQNVMYALNANESHVPYRESKLTRMLKDCLQGSNETLLITCLPRELSQDSFYMLNLASRICLGNNRAMANATKKSNGPLRSISSSYVSQRRQTPLTVTVYSKQRTELRGNASERKIKLKTSASAIKGRKLFGEANGSVKSKNNTKEMDSKDRMAMKKETSTSKVVLNVEASASEEVNPCETPRKHQEEFSEAINCIDVITCKAQIVERDENRLDIEEGLTLFNEGENLDKENTSLLANEITSPPLSLRLQELSNNLKSICNTLNQPSTPEKYPTPLTKYPEHGNIIAEAELRTPERSMPLNVGCSPWKTFSAHSSKLKNSAVGEYLKFLNTADKEDLKKLKGIGEKRATYIVDLRQESPEPFKKLDDLKDIGLSEKQIKGLLRKEIGEIFN
- the LOC108855741 gene encoding kinesin-like protein KIN-10C isoform X2, which translates into the protein METKLPMSHERKAVRVVARIKPSSAYPSAKSSAATSVSVHKPNGDESETVSISSGAQFAGSKDSYKLDYCYEENETTSLILTKEIKPLISTVFEGKDANVIAHGARCSGKTHLAQGSEKEPGLAALTMGEMLSMAEESGYSILASIYEVCHETVYDISDQEKRVVSVLEGAQGKIQLKGLSKVHVKSLSEFKELYFGLKKTQKLTGDSPLRSHRGVMIHVTTSSNINSGSIGRMNFLDMAGYEDSRKQNTDLAPLEITRINKSIYSLQNVMYALNANESHVPYRESKLTRMLKDCLQGSNETLLITCLPRELSQDSFYMLNLASRICLGNNRAMANATKKSNGPLRSISSSYVSQRRQTPLTVTVYSKQRTELRGNASERKIKLKTSASAIKGRKLFGEANGSVKSKNNTKEMDSKDRMAMKKETSTSKVVLNVEASASEEENSVSTLSSFNNLQETPRKHQEEFSEAINCIDVITCKAQIVERDENRLDIEEGLTLFNEGENLDKENTSLLANEITSPPLSLRLQELSNNLKSICNTLNQPSTPEKYPTPLTKYPEHGNIIAEAELRTPERSMPLNVGCSPWKTFSAHSSKLKNSAVGEYLKFLNTADKEDLKKLKGIGEKRATYIVDLRQESPEPFKKLDDLKDIGLSEKQIKGLLRKEIGEIFN